In one window of Candidatus Methanomethylophilaceae archaeon DNA:
- a CDS encoding 4Fe-4S dicluster domain-containing protein, which yields MTFEADKLEAVRKAVNVCTMCGFCKSVCPSFKAIGWDSALSRGRIVLTYGLLNGDLQPDESLVRNMYTCTTCADCVRRCPSKVDIVDIIEMCRADLVKSGNILPKHKAMCENILADGNPFGEKASRRQTLGKEPHKAKIGYFVGCTATYRSKKTAEATFSILDKLGVDYTAVDEVCCGSVMQRVGWPLDDVTELMKKNVEAIRAMGVETLVLACAGCYRMFKIEYPKYVDVPFKVLHITEFLAEQDLKLKPMDGVVATYHDPCHLGRHCGVYEAPREVIKKIPGLDFREMEFNRSTSHCCGGGGGVRSAYPEESMDIANTRLDEASFADVIITTCPFCVNNLASAKGDRKVEVKDLVEIIDGLL from the coding sequence ATGACTTTCGAAGCGGACAAGCTGGAGGCGGTCAGGAAGGCCGTCAACGTCTGCACCATGTGCGGGTTCTGCAAGAGCGTCTGCCCCTCGTTCAAAGCTATCGGGTGGGATTCGGCTCTTTCCAGGGGACGCATCGTGCTTACTTACGGTCTTCTGAACGGCGACCTTCAGCCGGACGAATCCCTCGTCAGGAACATGTACACGTGCACCACCTGCGCGGATTGCGTGAGGAGATGCCCATCCAAAGTGGATATCGTCGATATAATCGAGATGTGCCGCGCCGACCTCGTGAAGAGCGGCAACATCCTCCCGAAGCACAAGGCCATGTGCGAGAACATCCTGGCCGATGGCAACCCTTTCGGGGAGAAGGCTTCAAGGCGCCAGACGCTGGGGAAAGAGCCGCACAAAGCGAAGATCGGGTATTTCGTCGGCTGCACCGCCACGTACAGATCCAAGAAGACCGCGGAGGCGACCTTCTCCATACTGGACAAGCTCGGAGTTGATTACACTGCCGTGGACGAGGTATGCTGCGGATCCGTCATGCAGAGGGTCGGATGGCCCCTGGACGACGTCACTGAGCTCATGAAGAAGAACGTCGAGGCCATCCGCGCCATGGGTGTAGAGACTTTGGTCCTCGCCTGCGCCGGATGCTACAGGATGTTCAAGATTGAGTACCCCAAATACGTGGACGTCCCGTTCAAGGTGCTCCACATCACCGAATTCCTCGCAGAGCAGGATCTGAAGCTGAAGCCGATGGATGGAGTTGTCGCCACTTACCACGACCCCTGCCATCTGGGAAGGCACTGCGGCGTGTACGAGGCGCCCAGGGAAGTCATCAAGAAGATTCCCGGCCTGGACTTCAGGGAGATGGAATTCAACCGCAGCACCAGCCATTGCTGCGGAGGAGGCGGAGGAGTCAGATCCGCGTATCCCGAAGAGTCCATGGACATCGCCAATACCAGGCTGGATGAGGCGTCGTTCGCCGACGTGATCATAACGACCTGCCCGTTCTGCGTCAACAATCTGGCTTCCGCCAAAGGGGACAGGAAGGTCGAAGTGAAGGATCTCGTGGAGATCATCGACGGGCTGCTCTGA